Within the Comamonadaceae bacterium OTU4NAUVB1 genome, the region CATCGTGCCCTCGCGCAACCTCGCGGCGCAGCAGCTGGTGCTCAAGGAGCCGATCGGCCCCGTGGCCGCCTTCACGCCCTGGAACTTCCCGGTCAACCAGATCGTGCGCAAGCTCGGCGCGGCCCTGGCCTGCGGCTGCTCGTTCCTGGTCAAGGCGCCGGAGGAGACGCCCGCCTCTCCCGCCGCCCTGCTCCAGGCCTTCGTCGACGCCGGCCTCCCGCCGGGCACGGTCGGCCTGGTGTTCGGCGATCCGGCGGAGATCTCGTCCTACCTCATCGCGCATCCGATCATCCGCAAGGTGACCTTCACCGGCTCGACGCCGGTGGGCAAGCAGCTCGCCGCGCTGGCCGGCTCGCACATGAAGCGCGCGACGATGGAGCTGGGCGGCCACGCCCCGGTCATCGTGGCCGAGGACGCCGACGTCGCGCTGGCGGTCAAGGCCTCGGGCGGCGCCAAGTTCCGCAACGCCGGCCAGGTCTGCATCTCGCCCACGCGCTTCCTGGTCCACAACAGCCTGAAGGACGAGTTCGCGCGCGAACTGGTCAAGCACGCCGAGAGCCTCAAGCTCGGCGACGGCCTGACCGAAGGCACCACGCTCGGCCCGCTGGCCAACGACCGGCGCGTCGCGGCGATGGGCAGGATCCTGGAGAACGCGCGCGCCACCGGCGCCAAGGTCGCCACCGGCGGCGAGCGGGTCGGAACCGACGGCAACTTCTTCGCGCCCACCGTGCTGACCGACGTCTCGCTCGACGCGGACGTGTTCAACAACGAACCCTTCGGCCCGATCGCGGCCATCCGCGGCTTCGACACGCTCGACGAGGCGATCGCCGAGTCCAACCGCCTGCCCTACGGCCTGGCCGGCTACGCCTTCACGCGGTCGATCGCCAACGCGCACCTGCTGTCCCAGCGCGTGGAGGTCGGCATGCTGTGGATCAACCAGCCCGCCACCCCGACGCCGGAGATGCCCTTCGGCGGCGTGAAGGACTCGGGCTACGGCTCCGAGGGCGGCCCGGAGGCACTGGAGGGTTACCTGGTGACGAAGTCGGTCTCGATCATGTCGGTCTGACAGCCGGCGGGGCGAACGCCGTCGCGAGGCGGCGTCTGCGACACCCCGGCAAGCGGCGTGCCGTCCCACCCGGGACGCGCGGCGCCGCCGGCAACTTGCGTGCATGACCGATCCACGCAATGTCGCGCACGACAAAAAAGTGCAACAGGAAAAGAAGCATCGCGGCGAGGAGATCGCCCCCGGTGCGGAACACGCTCCCCAGCCCGGCCTGAAGCCGGCGCTCAAGCACGACGAGCCCAAGGCCGAAGACCAGCAGGACTGAGCGTCCCGCTCGGACTTCCGCCCGACGGGACTCCGACCCAGGCACCGCGTTCGCGCGGTGCTTTCACGTGTCGCCCCCTCTTTTTCCGGATCGGACGCGCGCCGACCGGTTCCATCCCTCCAACTTTCTATTTCGGCGACGTTGCTTCGGCGCCGACCGAAGACCATGGCCCAGTCGGAAAAACCGAAGATCAGGAACTCGCTTCCCCCCGAGGTGTCGGTCGAGCACTCCCGGCACGACTCGATCGGCCAGCACCGCGACGACATCTTCTTCGCCGCCATCGAGACCACCCGCATGCCCATGCTGGTCACCGATCCGCGCCAGCCCGACAATCCGATCGTCTTCGCCAACCGCGCCTTCCTCTCGATGAGCGGCTATGCCGCCGAGGAAATCATGGGCCACAACTGCCGCTTCCTGCAGGGCCCGGACACCGACCGCGCCACCGTCGCGGCGGTGCGCGAGGCCGTGCGCGACCGCCGCGAGATCAGCACCGAGATCCTCAACTACCGCAAGGACGGCACGTCGTTCTGGAACGCGCTGTACGTCTCGCCGGTCTACAACCAGAACAAGGAACTGGTGTATTTCTTCGCCTCGCAGCTCGACGTGAGCCGGCGCCGCGACGCCGAGGAGGCGCTGGGCCAGGCGCAGAAGATGGAGGCCCTCGGCCAGCTCACCGGCGGCATCTCGCACGACTTCAACAACCTGCTGCAGGTGATGTCGGGCCACCTCGACCTGCTCGACCACCGCCGCAAGGCCGGCAAGGTCACCGACGACGCGGTGAGCCGCGCGGTCGACAGCATCCGCAGCGCCGTGCAGACCGCCTCCACCCTCACCCAGCAGCTCCTCGCCTTCTCGCGCAAGCAGCGCCTCGAAGGCCGGCTGGTCAACCTCAACGCCCTCGTGGGCGGCATCACCGACCTGGTGCGCGAGACGCTCGGCCAGGGCATCGCGCTGCACGTGGAACCGCAGGCGGACCTGGGCAACTGCCAGCTCGACGCGACCCAACTGGAGATGGCCGTGCTCAACGTCCTGGTCAACGCGCGCGACGCGATGCCCGAGGGCGGCACCGTCACGCTGCGCACCCACGCGGTCGAGGTGGACGGCGAGGACACGGACACCTTCGTCGGCCTGATGCCGGGGCGCTACGTGGCGCTGTCGATCACCGACACCGGCACGGGCATCGCCCCGGAAATCGTCGGCCGCGTCATGGACCCCTTCTTCACCACCAAGGAGGAAGGCAAGGGCACGGGCCTGGGCCTGTCGATGGTCCACGGCTTCGCCAAGCAGTCCGGCGGAACCGCGAGCATCGAGTCCAGGCTCGGTGCCGGCACCACGGTGCGCATGTACTTCCCGGCCAGCGACATGGCGGCGCCGCACGCCGCCGAGACGGCCGGCCGCACCACCCGCCGCGCGGCCGACCACGGCGGCAACGAGACCATCCTGGTGGTGGACGACCGCATCGAGGTGGCCCAGCTCTCGCGCGACATGCTCCAGGACCTGGGCTACGAGGTGCGGGTCGCGGGCAACGCGCGCGAGGCGCTGGCGCTGATCGAGGACCCGCGGGACGCCTGGACGCCCGACCTGCTGTTCTCCGACCTCATCATGCCGGGGGGCATGAACGGCTTCGGGCTCGCGCGCGAGATGCGCGGCCGCCTGCCGGACCTCCGCGTCCTGCTGACGACGGGCTTCGCCGGCTCGGCCGACGGCAAGAATTCCGATCAGGGTACCGAATTCGAGGTGCTGAAGAAGCCCTACCGGCTGGCGGACCTCGCGCGCCGCGTGCGCATGGTGCTCGACGACCCGGTCGCCCGGCCGGACTGAGGCGCCCGGCGCCCGGTGCCGGTCGTCAGGCCGTCCCGCCGCCCTGGCGGCCCAGTGCCGCCAGCGTGCGCAGCAGCGCGCGGTTGACGTCCTCGGGCTCCATCTCGTAGGTCTGGCGCAGCGCGCGCACGGCCGCCGGGTCGTCGGATTCCAGGGCGCAGGCGACCTGCAGGGTCGGCGCGTAGGGGCCGTCGTCGGCCAGCAGCGCCATGGCGATGCGGTCGGGCAGCGGGATGCGCGCCAGGCTCGCGCGCATCGGCTCGTCCATCACCAGATCGAGCTGCGAGAACAGCCCGCACAGGTAGATCTCGCGCCGCAGGTCCTCCTCGATGCCGACGTCCATCAGGTGGTGCATGAGCTGGCTGCGCACCACGATCGACGTGTTGACCGGCCGCAGGCTGGCGTCGTCGCTGGCGTGCGTGAGCTGCTCGGCCAGCCAGCGGTTGAGCGTGCGGAAACCCAGCATCATGAAACCGTGGCGCAGCGACGCGATGCCGCTGCGCAGCCCCAGGCCGGCCGAGTTGAGGTAGATCAGCAGGCGGTAGGCCAGCGCCGGTTCCTGGGCGAAGGCCAGCTCGATGCGGTCGAGCGACTGCTCGGCGTCGAGCGCGTTCATGGTCTGCACGATGGCGCGCCGCGTCGGCGGCAGCGGCTGGCCCCGGTAGCGGTGCAGCATGTCCTCGACCGGCCAGCCGGCCACCGCCCAGGCGCCCTGCTGGTCGAGCGCGTGCTCGGCGAGGTCGCGGCTGGCGACGCCGTCGACCAGCGTGTCGGGGCCCACCGGGCTGTCGGCCGCGCGCCCGGCCATGCGGGCGCCGGCGGCGGTGCTGCGCGCGCGCCGGGCCGCCTGCAGCGCGGTGGCGGCATCGGTGGGCGTGAGCTGCACGGCGCGGCGCACCGCCCAGCGTTCGGCCTCCAGCGGCCGCAGTTCGTCGGGCGTACCGGCCA harbors:
- a CDS encoding NAD-dependent succinate-semialdehyde dehydrogenase, which codes for MTSYTDTRLLINGEWCDAASGKTIDVVNPATGQRIGKVAHAGIADLDRALAAAQSGFEAWRKIPANERAATMRKAAGLVRERADAIARLLTQEQGKPFVEARGEALAAADILEWFADEGRRVYGRIVPSRNLAAQQLVLKEPIGPVAAFTPWNFPVNQIVRKLGAALACGCSFLVKAPEETPASPAALLQAFVDAGLPPGTVGLVFGDPAEISSYLIAHPIIRKVTFTGSTPVGKQLAALAGSHMKRATMELGGHAPVIVAEDADVALAVKASGGAKFRNAGQVCISPTRFLVHNSLKDEFARELVKHAESLKLGDGLTEGTTLGPLANDRRVAAMGRILENARATGAKVATGGERVGTDGNFFAPTVLTDVSLDADVFNNEPFGPIAAIRGFDTLDEAIAESNRLPYGLAGYAFTRSIANAHLLSQRVEVGMLWINQPATPTPEMPFGGVKDSGYGSEGGPEALEGYLVTKSVSIMSV
- a CDS encoding histidine kinase famiy protein, which codes for MAQSEKPKIRNSLPPEVSVEHSRHDSIGQHRDDIFFAAIETTRMPMLVTDPRQPDNPIVFANRAFLSMSGYAAEEIMGHNCRFLQGPDTDRATVAAVREAVRDRREISTEILNYRKDGTSFWNALYVSPVYNQNKELVYFFASQLDVSRRRDAEEALGQAQKMEALGQLTGGISHDFNNLLQVMSGHLDLLDHRRKAGKVTDDAVSRAVDSIRSAVQTASTLTQQLLAFSRKQRLEGRLVNLNALVGGITDLVRETLGQGIALHVEPQADLGNCQLDATQLEMAVLNVLVNARDAMPEGGTVTLRTHAVEVDGEDTDTFVGLMPGRYVALSITDTGTGIAPEIVGRVMDPFFTTKEEGKGTGLGLSMVHGFAKQSGGTASIESRLGAGTTVRMYFPASDMAAPHAAETAGRTTRRAADHGGNETILVVDDRIEVAQLSRDMLQDLGYEVRVAGNAREALALIEDPRDAWTPDLLFSDLIMPGGMNGFGLAREMRGRLPDLRVLLTTGFAGSADGKNSDQGTEFEVLKKPYRLADLARRVRMVLDDPVARPD
- a CDS encoding histidine kinase, with translation MAQSVLGSLTFGYRPLWNRARSLAGVRLHVHADDPGVDGLHLLRTLEELWSAESPGLLLASSSRELLAGLLGHATRADAALEVPAAWLGDATLRAAVRGAHARGAQLVLAGTPDELRPLEAERWAVRRAVQLTPTDAATALQAARRARSTAAGARMAGRAADSPVGPDTLVDGVASRDLAEHALDQQGAWAVAGWPVEDMLHRYRGQPLPPTRRAIVQTMNALDAEQSLDRIELAFAQEPALAYRLLIYLNSAGLGLRSGIASLRHGFMMLGFRTLNRWLAEQLTHASDDASLRPVNTSIVVRSQLMHHLMDVGIEEDLRREIYLCGLFSQLDLVMDEPMRASLARIPLPDRIAMALLADDGPYAPTLQVACALESDDPAAVRALRQTYEMEPEDVNRALLRTLAALGRQGGGTA